Sequence from the Gammaproteobacteria bacterium genome:
GCGCCTTGATGACGAACGATCCCGGCGCGGCGCTGTCCCTGCTTTGCTTGGGCACCGGTCTTGGGCTTCCTGCCCAAGCCGTTCACTGCTTCGCAGTTCACCCGGCGCAATCTGGTATGCCATTTTCCGGCAATCGCCTTATTTCAAATGGACCCGCACGAGGTGGCGCTCATGAAGTCCCTGCAAGGTGGTATCACGGCACTGTCGATCTGGGTTTTCTGTGTGACGGGAGCCGGTGCGGCAAAGATCGAACAGACGCCCTATACGGAACAGAAGGTCGTCTTCGACTTCTACTTCGACGACCCGCAAAAGGCCGGTCCCGCGCTCTTTTGGGTGCGCTCATTGCTGAACCCGCTGATGGACGACCCCTACGGATACGCACCGGAGTTCATGGATATCAAGGTGGTGATCCACGGGACCGAGATCGTTACGTTGGCGAAAAAAAACTATGAGAAGTATCGCGATATCGTGGAGCGGATGCGCTATTACAGCGATCTTGGTATCGAGTTTCGGATCTGCGGTCTGGCGGCGGAGGACTATGGCTACACCGAAGACGACCTGCAGGATTTCGTGGTCGTGGTGCCCTCAGGGATCACCGAGCTCGCGCACTGGCAGCTCATGGGCTACGCCCTGATCAAACCCGAGGTGACGGACAAGAAATTCGCCATCGAGGACATCCGCTGACGGGACTGCACTGATCCCGAATATGGCTTTCGGGACCGGTTGGTTAGCGCTCGGCGACAAGCGCTAACCGGTACGCTAACAAGGCATTTCGTTGAGGGGGGTCCGGTGATCTGGTATTCTGCGGCCCCGTCTGGATGGTACAGCCGATTCCCATTTTCACCTGACGACGGGGGCCCCGTGAGCCGATTCGTATTCATCACTGGTGGCGTGGTCTCGTCGCTGGGCAAGGGGATCGCCGCCGCTTCCCTGGGCGCAATTCTCGAGGCGCGCGGCCTCAAGGTCACGCTGATCAAACTGGATCCCTATATCAACGTGGATCCAGGCACCATGAGCCCGTTTCAGCACGGCGAGGTATTCGTCACCGACGATGGTGCGGAAACGGACCTCGACCTGGGCCACTACGAACGCTTCGTCCGCTTCAAGGCGGGCAAGCGTAACAACTTCACCACCGGCCAGATCTACGAGAACGTCATCCGCAAGGAACGACGCGGCGCGTATCTGGGTGGAACGGTTCAGGTGATCCCCCACGTCACCGACGAGATCAAGGCCTGCATCCGCAAGGGGGCGGGAGACGCGGACGTCGCCCTGGTGGAGATCGGTGGTACGGTGGGTGACATCGAGTCGCTGCCGTTTCTCGAGGCGATCCGCCAGATGGGCGTGGAACTGGGCCGCGAACGCGCCATTTTCATCCACCTGACGCTCGTGCCCTACATCGCCGCGGCCGGCGAGATCAAGACCAAGCCGACGCAGCACTCGGTGAAGGAGCTGCGCTCGATCGGAATCCAGCCGGACATCCTGCTGTGCCGTGCGGACCGTCCCCTGCCGGAAAACGAGCGGCGCAAGATCGCGTTGTTCACCAACGTCACCGAAGAGGCTGTCATCACTGCGGTGGATGTGAAGGACATCTGTGAGCTGCCGCTGTGGTTTCACGCCCAGATGCTGGACGAAATCGTGGTCTCCAAGTTCCGGCTTGTCCGCCCCCCCGCCGATCTGAGCGACTGGCGTGCCGTGGTACATGCCAGGGAGCATCCGGAGTCCGAGGTCAAGGTCGCCATGGTCGGCAAGTACGTCGACCTGACCGAATCCTATAAATCCCTCAACGAGGCGCTTTCGCATGCGGGAGTCCATTCCCGCACCAGGGTCAATATTGAATACGTCGATTCCGAGAAACTCGAGCAGGACGGTCCGGATGCGCTCCAGGACGTGGATGCCATCCTGGTGCCCGGGGGATTCGGAGAGCGCGGGATCGAGGGCAAGATCGCCGCGGCCAGACTGGCCAGGGAGCAGGGCATTCCCTATCTGGGCATCTGCCTGGGTATGCAGGTGGCGGCGATCGAGTTCGCCCGCCACGTCGCCCGTCTGGACGGTGCGCACAGCACCGAATTCGACCGGGAGTCGCCCCATCCCGTGATCGCGCTGATCACGGAGTGGCAGGACCACGATGGCAGGATCGAGCGGCGGGACGAGAATTCCGATCTGGGCGGCACCATGCGGCTCGGCGCACAGCCCTGTCGCCTTCGTCCGGGGACGCTGGCCCACCAGATGTACGGGCAGGACGTCATCAAGGAGCGCCACCGCCACCGCTACGAATTCAACAACTTCTATCGCGATCCGTTGACGGCGGCGGGGCTCGTCATCAGCGGCACCTCCCTGGATGATGCGCTGGTGGAGATGATCGAACTGGACGATCATCCCTGGTTCCTCGGTTGCCAGTTTCACCCCGAGTTCACCTCCACGCCACGCGATGGACATCCCCTGTTCACAGGGTTTATCCAGGCGGCCAGACGCAGGCGCGAGATACCGCCGGCGGACCAGGAAGATACCCCCAGAGCCGAAGCGGTATGAATCTTTGCGGGTTCGAAGTCGGTCCGGACCGACGCATCTTCCTGATCGCAGGTCCCTGCGTGATCGAGAGCGCGGCGCTGGCGGTCGAGACGGCCGGTCGCCTGAAGGAGATGACCGCAGCGCTCGACCTGCCCTTTATCTACAAGTCATCCTGGGACAAGGCGAACCGATCCTCGCTGGAGAGCTATCGGGGCCCCGGGATCGAGGAAGGCCTGAAGATACTCGAGAAGGTCAGGCGTGAGATCGGCGTACCGGTGCTCACCGACGTCCACGAGGAAACGCTGCTCGAGGAGGTGGCCTCTGTCGTCGATGTATTGCAGACACCGGCCTTCCTGTGCCGCCAGACCAACTTCATCCTCGGGGTCTCGCGGCAGGGATTACCCGTCAACATCAAGAAGGGTCAGTTCCTCTCGCCGTGGGACATGAAAAACGTCTCCGACAAGGCCCGGTCGACCGGAAACGAGCAGATCATGGTCTGTGAACGCGGCGCTTCGTTCGGTTACAACAATCTGGTGTCCGACATGCGGTCGCTGGCCGTTATGCGCGAAACCGGTTGCCCCGTGGTTTTCGACGCCACGCATTCGGTGCAACTTCCGGGTGGGCAGGGCGCGCGCTCCGGCGGCCAGCGCGAATTCGTGCCCGTGCTCGCCCGTGCGGCGGTTGCAGCGGGCATCTCGGGGTTATTCATGGAGACCCATCCCGACCCGGAGCGTGCCCTCAGCGACGGGCCGAACGCCTGGCCGATGGACCGCATGGCGGACCTTCTGGCGCGGCTGGTTGGTCTCGACGAGATGATCAAATCGAGACCTTATGAAGAATCGGACCTGGTATGACCGGAGCGGGCGCCGGCCGGTGACTATCAACTCACTCGCCAGAGGACATTGCACGACTCCCCGGAAAAAGCGGTATCCTATGCGTTCCGGTCGGTTCCCGCTGGAAGGAACGGCTGTGTGTGGTCACCCCAGAGGACTGCCGCCGCCCCGGTCTAACCGAAGAATATGCGACCCTCCCCGGATTCTTTATTTCTATGAAATCACAAGGAAAAACCGATGTCTGAGATTGTCAATATTGCGGCGCGCGAGATTCTGGATTCCCGAGGCAACCCCACGGTTGAGGCCGATGTCACCCTCGGATCGGGAAAGCGTGGGCGAGCGGCGGTACCTTCCGGCGCCTCGACCGGCTCACGCGAGGCGATCGAATTACGTGACGGGGACGCCGGCCGCTACGGGGGCAAGGGTGTCGGCCGGGCGGTGGGGAACGTCCGCGGGGAGATCCGCGAGGCCCTGCTCGGCATGGAGGCGTCGGACCAGGAGAAACTGGACCGTCGCATGATCGAACTGGACGGGACGGAGAACAAGGAAAGGCTGGGCGCCAATGCCCTGCTGGCTGTTTCGATCGCCGCGGCACGGGCCGCGGCGGCGGAGAACAACCTGCCGCTCTACCGGTACCTCGCCGAAGGCGATGCCTTCGTCATGCCCGTGCCGATGATGAACATCTTGAACGGCGGAAGCCATGCGAGCAACAGCGTGGATCTGCAGGAGTTCATGATCATGCCGGCCGGAGTCGGGTCGCTCGGCGAAGCGGTGCGCTGTGGGGCGGAAATTTTCCACGCGCTGAAGGGCGTACTGAGCAAGCGTGGGCTGAGTACGGCCGTAGGCGACGAGGGAGGGTTCGCCCCCGACCTCCCCTCCAACGAGGCAGCGGTGGAGACCATCCTGGAGGCGATCGAAAAGGCGGGATACCTCCCGGGTCAGGACGTCTGGCTCGCCCTGGACCCCGCGAGCTCGGAATTCTATCGGGACGGGAAATACGACCTGGCGTCCGAGGGCCGGCAACTGGAATCGGGGGAGTTCATCGACTACCTTGCCGACTGGACGGCGAGGTATCCGATCATCAGCATCGAGGACGGGCTCGCCGAGGGTGACTGGGAAGGCTGGGAGTCGATGACGCGGGAACTCGGCGACAAGGTGCAACTGGTCGGGGACGATATCTTCGTGACCAACACGAAGATCTTTCGCGAGGGGATCGAGCGGGGTGTGGCCAACTCGATCCTCATCAAGCTTAACCAGATCGGCACGCTCACCGAGACCCTCGAATGTATCCGGGTGGCGAAGGATGCGGGATACACGGCGGTCATCTCGCACCGTTCCGGCGAGACCGAAGACGTCACCATTGCGGATCTGGCGGTGGCGACCGGTGTCGGCCAGATCAAGACCGGCTCTCTGTCGCGGACCGATCGTGTCGCCAAGTACAACCAGTTGCTGCGCATCGAAGAGGAACTGGGCGAAGGCTGCAGCTACGCGGGACGCGGCGCCCTCAAACAACTCGGTTGACGGTGGCCCTCCGTTTCGAATTTGGATCAACCAGGCAAGGGAGTGCGCCAAGAACCGGAGGCGTGAGGCGCCAGCGGTTCCCGGTCCGCGACCCGGCGTGAGGCTGCTGCTGCTGTTGCTCGTCGCGCTGCTCGCCGCCCTCCAGTATAAGCTCTGGTTTGACGACGGGGGCCTTCGGGATGTCTGGGAACTGGAGCGATCGCTGGCGGCGCGCATGCAGGAGAACACGCGGTTGCGGGAAGGAAACCGGGCGCTCGAGGCGGAGGTGGAGGATCTCAAGACGGGCCTCGAGGCCTACGAGGAACGCGCGCGCCTCGAGATGGGCATGATCGGCGAAGGGGAGACATTCTTTCGCGTCGTGGAGCCGGAAGCCGGACGCGAGGCCGCAGAAGGCGGCTCGGCTTCGGGGGAGACAGGAGAGTGACTCGCGCGGGATCAGCCGGCGCCTGCGATCTCTTCTCCCTTCCCAGCCCCCAGCAAAGGTCTGAGATACCTGCCGGTCCAGGACCGTTCCACTGCCGCAATCGCGCGCGGCGTGCCGGCGGCGATCAGCTCGCCGCCCCGGTCGCCACCCTCGGGCCCGAGATCGATTACCCAGTCCGCAGTCTTGATGACATCGAGATTGTGTTCAATCACGATGACGGTATTTCCACGGTCACGCAG
This genomic interval carries:
- a CDS encoding DsrE family protein, with protein sequence MKSLQGGITALSIWVFCVTGAGAAKIEQTPYTEQKVVFDFYFDDPQKAGPALFWVRSLLNPLMDDPYGYAPEFMDIKVVIHGTEIVTLAKKNYEKYRDIVERMRYYSDLGIEFRICGLAAEDYGYTEDDLQDFVVVVPSGITELAHWQLMGYALIKPEVTDKKFAIEDIR
- a CDS encoding CTP synthase; its protein translation is MSRFVFITGGVVSSLGKGIAAASLGAILEARGLKVTLIKLDPYINVDPGTMSPFQHGEVFVTDDGAETDLDLGHYERFVRFKAGKRNNFTTGQIYENVIRKERRGAYLGGTVQVIPHVTDEIKACIRKGAGDADVALVEIGGTVGDIESLPFLEAIRQMGVELGRERAIFIHLTLVPYIAAAGEIKTKPTQHSVKELRSIGIQPDILLCRADRPLPENERRKIALFTNVTEEAVITAVDVKDICELPLWFHAQMLDEIVVSKFRLVRPPADLSDWRAVVHAREHPESEVKVAMVGKYVDLTESYKSLNEALSHAGVHSRTRVNIEYVDSEKLEQDGPDALQDVDAILVPGGFGERGIEGKIAAARLAREQGIPYLGICLGMQVAAIEFARHVARLDGAHSTEFDRESPHPVIALITEWQDHDGRIERRDENSDLGGTMRLGAQPCRLRPGTLAHQMYGQDVIKERHRHRYEFNNFYRDPLTAAGLVISGTSLDDALVEMIELDDHPWFLGCQFHPEFTSTPRDGHPLFTGFIQAARRRREIPPADQEDTPRAEAV
- the kdsA gene encoding 3-deoxy-8-phosphooctulonate synthase — protein: MNLCGFEVGPDRRIFLIAGPCVIESAALAVETAGRLKEMTAALDLPFIYKSSWDKANRSSLESYRGPGIEEGLKILEKVRREIGVPVLTDVHEETLLEEVASVVDVLQTPAFLCRQTNFILGVSRQGLPVNIKKGQFLSPWDMKNVSDKARSTGNEQIMVCERGASFGYNNLVSDMRSLAVMRETGCPVVFDATHSVQLPGGQGARSGGQREFVPVLARAAVAAGISGLFMETHPDPERALSDGPNAWPMDRMADLLARLVGLDEMIKSRPYEESDLV
- the eno gene encoding phosphopyruvate hydratase produces the protein MSEIVNIAAREILDSRGNPTVEADVTLGSGKRGRAAVPSGASTGSREAIELRDGDAGRYGGKGVGRAVGNVRGEIREALLGMEASDQEKLDRRMIELDGTENKERLGANALLAVSIAAARAAAAENNLPLYRYLAEGDAFVMPVPMMNILNGGSHASNSVDLQEFMIMPAGVGSLGEAVRCGAEIFHALKGVLSKRGLSTAVGDEGGFAPDLPSNEAAVETILEAIEKAGYLPGQDVWLALDPASSEFYRDGKYDLASEGRQLESGEFIDYLADWTARYPIISIEDGLAEGDWEGWESMTRELGDKVQLVGDDIFVTNTKIFREGIERGVANSILIKLNQIGTLTETLECIRVAKDAGYTAVISHRSGETEDVTIADLAVATGVGQIKTGSLSRTDRVAKYNQLLRIEEELGEGCSYAGRGALKQLG
- the ftsB gene encoding cell division protein FtsB; the protein is MRLLLLLLVALLAALQYKLWFDDGGLRDVWELERSLAARMQENTRLREGNRALEAEVEDLKTGLEAYEERARLEMGMIGEGETFFRVVEPEAGREAAEGGSASGETGE